The Sebaldella sp. S0638 genomic interval CACAGGCTATAGTAAAAGCAGTAACAAATTATAACGATTTTAAGATTCTTGCTGAAATATCAGAAGATCTGGGAGAAGCTATGGTAGGAATAAATGAAAGTGAAATTCAGATATTAATGGCTGAAAGAGGAAAGTAAAATGAATATTGGAATTTTAGCACTTCAGGGAGCTTTTAAAGAACATAAAGATATTTTAGAGCTGCTTGGGGTAGACTCATATGAGATTAGAAAAAAATCAGACTTACAAAAGCGACCAGATGGTCTAATTCTTCCGGGCGGTGAAAGTACAGTTATTGGAAAGCTTTTAAATGAACTGGATATGACAGCAGAAATAAAGAGTATGATTGAAAATGGTGTGCCTGTGTTTGGGACATGTGCTGGTCTGATATTGCTTGCTAAAAAAATAGAAAATGATGAAAAAGTTCATTTGGGATGTATGAATATAAATGTACAAAGAAATGCATATGGCAGACAACTGGGAAGTTTTGTCACTAAAGAAGAATTCGAAGGGATAGGAAAGATTCCTATGGTATTTATAAGAGCACCGTACATTAAAACTGTTGGTGATAATGTAAAAATATTATCGGAAGTTCAGGGGGAAATCATTGCCGCAGAGGAAAAAAATATACTTGTTACTGCATTTCATCCCGAACTAACCAAGGACACCAGAGTACATAAATACTTTATAAATAAAATTCTAGAATAACTTTACTAATCTTATTTGAGTTTCATGGCTACTTTATGATATAATAACTTTAGAATAATATTAACAATTAGACTGGAGGAAGTACAATGAGTGATATGAAAGATAAGTTTGAAGAAGTGAAAGATGATGTACATGAAAAAGCAGACAATGCTAAAATAAAATTAGATAAGACAGTAGAGGATGTAAAGGAATATGCTCATGATGCCGGAGAAGAAATGAAACATACCGGTGAAGCTGCCAAAGAAAAATTTTCAGAGGTAAAAGATCAGGTGAAATCTGGTTTTGATCAGACAGTGTCAGATGTAATGGAAGTAACAGCTGATGATAAAAATAAAGCTGTTATTATGCATGTGCTGGCTATATTCTTTAGTTTTATACCTTCATTAATATTTTATTTTGCATTAGCAGATACTTCGGAATTTTTAAAAGAAGAAGCTAAAAATGATTTAAATTTTCAAATAACTCTTCTAATCGCATACTTTGTTGCAGGTATTTTATGGATCGTTTTAATTGGAGTCTTCTTGACATTTGCATTAGGAATTTGTGGTCTTGTATTTGAAATACTAGCATTAGTAAAAGCCAAAGACGGAGAGCATTATAAATTCCCATTCTCATTGAAACTAATAAAATAATAAATAAAAGTTGCAGCAGCAGATTTTGTTATCTGCTGTTTTTATATAAAAACTATAATTTCAGGGGAAAATTATGAATGATTATACAAAAAAAGTCTTAAAGATAATAAAATCTATTCCTAAGGGAAAAACAATGTCATATGGCGATATAGCCAAAACAGCCGGAAAAAACAGAGGTGCAAGAGAAGTATCGCGAATTTTGCACAGTTGTAGTGAAAAACATGAGCTGCCATGGCACAGAGTTATAAATTCTCATGGGAAGATAAGCCTTCCTGGGGAGGCGGGGCAGTTTCAGCGTGAAATGCTTGAACAGGAAGGAGTCCGTTTTGATAAAAGCGGAAAAATCAACGAAATTTACATAAAGAAAGGAAAAGGATCAAATGCTGATAAGGAAAGAAGAAAAAAGGGACTTTGATGAAATCAGAAATATAAATAATATATGCTTTAATGGAGAATATGAAAGTAAGCTTGCAGATAATATCCGAAAAGGAGACAATTTTATACTTTCACTTGTTGCGGAAGATAACGGAAAAATAGCAGGGCATATTATGTACAGCAGAATAAAAATCGGAGATATCGATTCTGTGGCTCTTGCTCCTATGTGCGTACTTCCTGAATATCAAAAAAAAGGAATTGGTACAGATCTGATAAAAGAAAGTTTTAAATATCTCATAGAAATGAATGAAAAAAATATAGTAGTTTTAGGACATACAGATTTTTACAGCAGACTTGGATTTGAAAAAGCGGCAGATTACGGAGTAAAATGTCCGTTTACAGTTCCAGATGAAGTTTTTATGGTAATTGAACTGGAAAAAGGAAGTCTCAAAGCGGGAGTAGTAGAATATGGAGAAGAATTTTCAATGTAAGAAAAAAGGAGTGATCTATATTAGAATCATTCCTTTTTTGTTTCGGGTTTTTTTGAAAATTTTACAATAGTTCCCATTTCATATAAATAATATGTAATTATAGAAGCTTTTTCCTTATCAGTTAGTATAACCAGAAGATCTCCGTTTTTCAAAACTGTATTTCCATTAGGGATAAATTCATGACCATCCCGTCTTATTCCTGCGAGAAGTGTATCAGCGGGCCATGTCAGGTCTTTTACCATTTTATCTGACAGTCTTGAATCAGCTATTACAGGTATAGTTACAGTAATTATCTTTTTTTCTTTCTTGATATTATCTGAAGCAAAAGACATATTATTAAATAAAACATCATAAACAGGTTCCAGATTTATAAATTCAGTTATAACATACGATACCGCCGCTATAAATGTCAAAGCAAATAAATGAGAGAAGTTGCCTGTCATTTCCAATATCAAAATTATCCCCGTAATTGGTGCTCTTACCACAGCAGTGAAGTAAGCAGCCATTCCCAAAATTATATAATGTGTAATATAAATGTCAGAAACACCAAATATATCCACTATAAATATTCCATAAATTTTTCCCAATAAAGCTCCTATTACCAGCATGGGAAGAAATATTCCACCGGGAAATCCGCTGCTGTAAGATACAAGAGTATATAAAAATTTTCCTGTAAGAAGTAAAAAAAGTATTAAAAGCGGAGTAGGATACTGTGCTATTTTTTCTATAAGATCATGACCGCCTCCTGTGATATCTTTAAACAGAAAAGCTGTAAAAAATGCAGTAAGCATTAAAACTGTTACTTTTAAATAAGGATTCAAATTAATTTTCTTATATATTTTTTGAAATCTCACCAGATTATCGCTAAAAAGCTTTCCCATAAATGACATTATTATTCCAAATATCAAAACAAGAAAAATTTCCATTAATGGATTAAATTCAGCAGGGGCTGTCACTTCAAAATTGAAAACCGGATGATATCCTAAAAATATTCTGGTAAGAAAATCTGCTGTAATACTGGCTATCAAGGTACAGATCAACAGAAGCGGTGAAAAAAATTTATGTAATTCTTCGAGAGCGAATACTACACCGGCAAGGGGAGCATTAAACGCTGCAGCAAGTCCTGCACTTGCACCGCAGGTAATAAAATATTTCTTTTCCATCTCAGAACGCCCTGTGACTTCATTTATTCCTTCGCCTACAAGAGCTCCTAGATGTATTGACGGCCCTTCCCGCCCTAAAGAAAGACCAATACCTATACTTAAAAGTCCGCCGAAAAACTTCAAAATCAGTTCAGGAAGCCATCTAAAACGGATTTTCTGCATAAGCAGGGCTTTTACCTGAGGGATTCCGCTGCCTGATATAAGGGGAAATTTTGTCACAAGAAACTGTAATATAAAACCTGTGAATACAAATATAATTATTCCTGTGAAAAAAGTTACTATTGATAAATTATTAAAGAGCCTTTCCCGTAAAATACCTGCTTCATCAAGTCCCAGTCTGTATATAATAACTACAAGTCCGGCAAATATACCGGTCAACAAACTGTAAAAAATCATCAGAAGGTTATGTTTTCGGGATTTTAGCTTCTGCCAGTTTGTTAATAAATTTAAAAGATCATTTTTCATATTTTTCATTCCTTTAATTCGAATATATTTATAATAATAACAGATAATTAACTTCATATCAAATAAAAAAAATAATAACGTCTTGCTTTCTATAATTAGAATATACTATAATATAAGGAGTTTGATGGAGGATAATAAAATGAAAATAATTGATAAAAACAATATTTCAGAGCTAAAAAAACAGAAAAATATTATAATACTAGGAAATTTTGACGGGATACATCTAGGACATCAGGAACTAATAAAAAGAGGGATTGAATGTGCTGAGGGAACAGAATACAAAACTGTTTTATACACTTTTAAAGCACATACAAATCAGAATATAAAACTTTTGACCAATAATGAAGAAAAGATTTTACTTCTGAAAGAATTTAACCTTGACTATGTTTATTTTGAAGAATTTGAAGAGGTGAGAGATTTATCACCTGAAGAGTTTATACAAAATATCATAATGGACAGATTACATTCTGATAAAGTCATATGCGGCTTTGATTTTACATTTTCAAAAAATAAATCAGGAAATACTGACCTGCTGAAAAAGCTTGGACAGGAAAATGGAGTCAAGGTAGTAATTATAGATTCTGTAAAAGATCAAAGCGGTGAGGTTATCAGCAGTACACGTGTGAGAAAATATATAGAAGAAGGTGACCTGACTGATGCAACAAAGCTTTTGGGACATTATCCCATTATAGCAGGAGAAGTAGTCCATGGCAGAAAGATGGCACGTCAGATGGGATTTCCTACAGCTAATCTTATATTTGAGAATAAAGTCTATCCGCCTTTTGGAGTTTATGGAGTTTATGTAAAAATAGAAGGAGACAGCATTGTTTATAACGGTGTAATGAATCTCGGGAAAAATCCTACGTTAAAGCCTGGAGAATTAAGTGTAGAGGTTCATATACTGAATTTTGACAAGTTTATATATGGTCAGAAAATCACAATTTATGTCTTGGAAAAAATTAGTGATGAAATAAAATTCAACGGAATAGACCAACTGGTCGAAAAGATAGGGAACGACGTAAAATACTGGAAAAAGAAAGTGAAAGATGAATATGGCGATACAGATAAAACTGGAAAATTTTGAGGGTCCTCTTGATCTTTTGATCCATTTAGTGGAAAAAAACAAAATGGACATCACAAAGATTGATATATCCCAAATTATAGAAGATTATTTGCTGTATATAAAAGAAGCCCAGGAACTAAACCTGAAAATAAAAGTAGAGTTTCTTGTAATGGCAACAGAGCTTATAGAAATAAAAGCCTATTCTATACTTAATAAAGGTAAAAAAGAAGAAAGAGAAGAAGATCTGGAAAAACGTATTATTGAATATAAATTATTTAAAGAAATTTCAGAAAAGCTGGCTGAATATGAAAATGAGTACAATATTGCATATAAACGATCAGGAAATCAAAGTGTCGTACCATCAGAGATAGAGTATGACCTGTCAGCTTTAAGCATAAATAATTTATTTTCCCATTTCCAAAATCTTCTGAAGGAAGAAGTAAAAGTCACGATAAAGGTGGAGCTCGAAGAAGAGTACACAATAGAAGAAGCCTACAGAGAGGTCAGGGAAATGATAAATACTAAAGAAAGGGTAAATTTTAATATGTTACTGAAAAATAAGTACACACGTCTGCGTATAGTATCATTATTTTTATGTGTATTAGATCTTTTTAAAGACGGTGTGATAGATATACAATTTGAAGGAAATGAATTTTATGTTATGAGGTTGAATTATGTTTAAATCTAGTTTATTGGTTATGATTATAAATATGCTGAGCAGAATTCTGGGATTGGTCAGGGAAATTCTTATAGGAAGTTTCTTTGGAGCAACAGGAATGACAGATGCATATTTCGGAGCGTTTAAGATATCTAATTTTTTTACGCAGCTTTTGGGAGAGGGAGCATTAGGTTCTGTATTTATCCCTTTATATAATGAAAAAAGGGAACTGGAAGGAAAAGAAAAAGCAGATGATCTTATATTCTCAGTATTAAATCTGGTATTTGCATTTTCGACCACGGTGTCAATATTTATGATTCTGTTTTCGGAATACATGCTGAAAATATTTGTAGGGTTCAAAGATGAGGCAAGATTCAATGTTGCAAATAATCTGTTAAAAATAATGGCTTTTTACTTTTTATTTATATCATTATCAGGGATAGTATCAGCTGTTTTAAATAACTTTAAGAAGTTTTTGATATCTACATCCACAGCACTTGTATTTAATCTGACTATTATATGCGGAGTATTATTATTCGGTAAAAAATATGGAATCTACGGTTTAGGGGTTTCTGTGTTACTATCAGGATTATTTCAGCTTTTAATGCAGCTTCCTCAGTTTTTCATGATAGTTAAGAGATATAAGTTTGTATTTAATGTTAAAGACAGGTATATAAGGGAATTGTTTTTACTTATGATTCCCACGCTGATTGGAATTTTTGGATATCAGATAAATGAAATGATTGATACAAGGTTCGCAGCAGCGCTGACACCAGGAACAGTAAGTGCTTTGAATTATTCGAGCAGATTGTATTTACTGCCTATTGGTGTATTTGCAATATCATTATCGGTCGTGATTTTTCCAAGTTTATCACAAGCAGCAGTTAAGAAGCAAATGAATGTCGTGAAAAGTCAAATAGAGCGTGGAATGAATATGCTGGCATTTTTCGTAATTCCTTCACAGATAGTGCTTATATTTTACGCCAAAGAAGTAGTTTCATTAATTTATAAAAGAGGAGCTTTTAGGGAAGATATGATCATAGTCACATCTCAGGCGCTGGCGTTTTATTCGGGAGGATTATTGTTTTTCTCTACAATACACCTTCTTACAAGAAGTCACTATGTATTTAAAGACAGAAAAAGACCTGTTATGTCCTCATTTGTAGG includes:
- the pdxT gene encoding pyridoxal 5'-phosphate synthase glutaminase subunit PdxT; translation: MNIGILALQGAFKEHKDILELLGVDSYEIRKKSDLQKRPDGLILPGGESTVIGKLLNELDMTAEIKSMIENGVPVFGTCAGLILLAKKIENDEKVHLGCMNINVQRNAYGRQLGSFVTKEEFEGIGKIPMVFIRAPYIKTVGDNVKILSEVQGEIIAAEEKNILVTAFHPELTKDTRVHKYFINKILE
- a CDS encoding DUF4870 domain-containing protein, with the translated sequence MSDMKDKFEEVKDDVHEKADNAKIKLDKTVEDVKEYAHDAGEEMKHTGEAAKEKFSEVKDQVKSGFDQTVSDVMEVTADDKNKAVIMHVLAIFFSFIPSLIFYFALADTSEFLKEEAKNDLNFQITLLIAYFVAGILWIVLIGVFLTFALGICGLVFEILALVKAKDGEHYKFPFSLKLIK
- a CDS encoding MGMT family protein; protein product: MNDYTKKVLKIIKSIPKGKTMSYGDIAKTAGKNRGAREVSRILHSCSEKHELPWHRVINSHGKISLPGEAGQFQREMLEQEGVRFDKSGKINEIYIKKGKGSNADKERRKKGL
- a CDS encoding GNAT family N-acetyltransferase translates to MLIRKEEKRDFDEIRNINNICFNGEYESKLADNIRKGDNFILSLVAEDNGKIAGHIMYSRIKIGDIDSVALAPMCVLPEYQKKGIGTDLIKESFKYLIEMNEKNIVVLGHTDFYSRLGFEKAADYGVKCPFTVPDEVFMVIELEKGSLKAGVVEYGEEFSM
- a CDS encoding ClC family H(+)/Cl(-) exchange transporter is translated as MKNDLLNLLTNWQKLKSRKHNLLMIFYSLLTGIFAGLVVIIYRLGLDEAGILRERLFNNLSIVTFFTGIIIFVFTGFILQFLVTKFPLISGSGIPQVKALLMQKIRFRWLPELILKFFGGLLSIGIGLSLGREGPSIHLGALVGEGINEVTGRSEMEKKYFITCGASAGLAAAFNAPLAGVVFALEELHKFFSPLLLICTLIASITADFLTRIFLGYHPVFNFEVTAPAEFNPLMEIFLVLIFGIIMSFMGKLFSDNLVRFQKIYKKINLNPYLKVTVLMLTAFFTAFLFKDITGGGHDLIEKIAQYPTPLLILFLLLTGKFLYTLVSYSSGFPGGIFLPMLVIGALLGKIYGIFIVDIFGVSDIYITHYIILGMAAYFTAVVRAPITGIILILEMTGNFSHLFALTFIAAVSYVITEFINLEPVYDVLFNNMSFASDNIKKEKKIITVTIPVIADSRLSDKMVKDLTWPADTLLAGIRRDGHEFIPNGNTVLKNGDLLVILTDKEKASIITYYLYEMGTIVKFSKKPETKKE
- a CDS encoding bifunctional riboflavin kinase/FAD synthetase; this encodes MKIIDKNNISELKKQKNIIILGNFDGIHLGHQELIKRGIECAEGTEYKTVLYTFKAHTNQNIKLLTNNEEKILLLKEFNLDYVYFEEFEEVRDLSPEEFIQNIIMDRLHSDKVICGFDFTFSKNKSGNTDLLKKLGQENGVKVVIIDSVKDQSGEVISSTRVRKYIEEGDLTDATKLLGHYPIIAGEVVHGRKMARQMGFPTANLIFENKVYPPFGVYGVYVKIEGDSIVYNGVMNLGKNPTLKPGELSVEVHILNFDKFIYGQKITIYVLEKISDEIKFNGIDQLVEKIGNDVKYWKKKVKDEYGDTDKTGKF
- a CDS encoding ScpA family protein, translated to MNMAIQIKLENFEGPLDLLIHLVEKNKMDITKIDISQIIEDYLLYIKEAQELNLKIKVEFLVMATELIEIKAYSILNKGKKEEREEDLEKRIIEYKLFKEISEKLAEYENEYNIAYKRSGNQSVVPSEIEYDLSALSINNLFSHFQNLLKEEVKVTIKVELEEEYTIEEAYREVREMINTKERVNFNMLLKNKYTRLRIVSLFLCVLDLFKDGVIDIQFEGNEFYVMRLNYV
- the murJ gene encoding murein biosynthesis integral membrane protein MurJ, with protein sequence MFKSSLLVMIINMLSRILGLVREILIGSFFGATGMTDAYFGAFKISNFFTQLLGEGALGSVFIPLYNEKRELEGKEKADDLIFSVLNLVFAFSTTVSIFMILFSEYMLKIFVGFKDEARFNVANNLLKIMAFYFLFISLSGIVSAVLNNFKKFLISTSTALVFNLTIICGVLLFGKKYGIYGLGVSVLLSGLFQLLMQLPQFFMIVKRYKFVFNVKDRYIRELFLLMIPTLIGIFGYQINEMIDTRFAAALTPGTVSALNYSSRLYLLPIGVFAISLSVVIFPSLSQAAVKKQMNVVKSQIERGMNMLAFFVIPSQIVLIFYAKEVVSLIYKRGAFREDMIIVTSQALAFYSGGLLFFSTIHLLTRSHYVFKDRKRPVMSSFVGIGINIVLDFLLYKHYKHMGLTFATSTAAMVNYLILLFSLNKNYIKIDFFKYIKFIILTLIISGIAYGVSYIVPEIGDFRISIIIKLIIFAIVYLLLWSPKIIKQKINMFG